The nucleotide sequence TGTCTTTGAGCATCAACTCCCTTTTTTTAAAGGAGATATCATCGAGGGTGATCCTGGTTATCTCAAAGGGCCGCAGCCCCAAATTATATGCCAGGTGGACCATGGCATAGGTTCGGATATCGGCAGGGGTGGAAAGCCTGAGGCCGGCAAAAAGTTTTTGGATTTCTGGCGGTCTCAAGAACTTGGGTGGCTTGGCCTGAGAATAGGAACGTCTACTTGTTACGAGGGCGGCAAGGTCTCTCTTGATTATTTTCCGCTCCTGGTGCAAATACTTAAGAAAACCCCGGAGCATAGAACGGTAGGCCCTGCACGTCGCCGGTGCAAAGGGCTCAAAGAACTCCGCCAGAAAAGCATCGATGTGCTCAATCTCTAATGACGAAAGATCGATTTTATGTCTTTGCAGGTAATTATGCAAAGCGGCAAGGACACCTCTAATCTGCTTAATATGCCGATAAGGAACCTGTCGTCTTTGTTCATGATAAGCCAGATATTCTTCATAAATTTGTGGTACCCACTGCCGGGTCTTTTCTATAGGCTGGCTGATTCTTTTTTGTTCAGAAAGATACCGCGAAAGTCCTCTGACGGCATGTGTATCGGTTAAGCCGTTGAGTTTTTGGAAAGACTTGAGCGTTTCCAATGTGAAAATATCATCCCACTTAAATTCCCCGGACTTTACAAAACGGAGAAATTGATTCAGCATCTGCTTGTAATTTTTATGGCTCGCATGGCTATATCCTTCAGCTTCCATCCATAGCAAATAATCCTCGATCGCATGTTCCAAAGCTTTATCCGGAGAAGCTTTGTGATCTTGAGCAGCTTGGGTTTTATTTAATTGCCGGTTTTTATTTCTCTTTTCAGCCATGCGTTTCTCCTAAGGAATCAGCAATGAGTTGATGGATAGTGGCGGGGTCATGCTTTTTCATTTCTTCCTGGTTCTTGAGAAGTGGGCGGGAAGTCACAACGACCTTTTCCGGGAGGGATAACACTTGAAAAAATTTGCCATCAAAGGCAATCAGGTCTTTTTTGATCAGAGAGTTTCTTGCCAAAATGTAATCATCGACAGAAATCCCAAGAAGAGTGCAGATCCTATCATAGCAATAAAAGGAGATGCCCTTGCGATCCCCTACCATGACCAGAAACAGATAAAACACCAGTTCATAGTGATCGAGACTGCTCCAAAAGCCATCACGTAAGAACCGATGCTCAATAAAGGCGAAGCTGCCGTTGATCTTGCGGACCCGCTGAGGAATAAGGGGCGTCTTTTGAATCATGTTTCACCTCCTTTACACCCAAAATAAGAAGTAAGAATGGCAAGTCCATCGAGTCCATCTTTGCAAGAATTGCCTAACGAATTGGAATCAGAAGATATTTGTGCGATAACGAGTCCATCTTTG is from Candidatus Desulfatibia profunda and encodes:
- a CDS encoding tyrosine-type recombinase/integrase — its product is MAEKRNKNRQLNKTQAAQDHKASPDKALEHAIEDYLLWMEAEGYSHASHKNYKQMLNQFLRFVKSGEFKWDDIFTLETLKSFQKLNGLTDTHAVRGLSRYLSEQKRISQPIEKTRQWVPQIYEEYLAYHEQRRQVPYRHIKQIRGVLAALHNYLQRHKIDLSSLEIEHIDAFLAEFFEPFAPATCRAYRSMLRGFLKYLHQERKIIKRDLAALVTSRRSYSQAKPPKFLRPPEIQKLFAGLRLSTPADIRTYAMVHLAYNLGLRPFEITRITLDDISFKKRELMLKDRKGNNPMTLPAPEHTIKSIAAYMLKVRSKSKYRTLFLSLYPPHRPIRPNTVGYHIKKCMKQVNLPSTPYWLRHTYAQNLIESGTPIFEIKEMMGHDKIESTKNYLHIHIKMMRKVLFDEEI